Within Streptomyces sp. NBC_00704, the genomic segment CATCGTCCGGGAGGCGGAGGCCCGGTCGGCCTCCGCCTCCTGAGAACCGGCGGCCCCGAAGGGCCTCGCTGCCGGGCCTCGCCCGCGCGGGACGCGGGGCCCGCGGGGGACCTGGGGGGCGTGGGGCGTCAGCCGCGCAGGTCGCGCAGGGTCGCCCGGGTGTCCGCCTTCAGGTAGCCGGAGACCTCGGCGAGCGTCGGCGGATCGGTGTCGGTGTCGTACGAGGTGTAGTAGGCGCTGTAGCTCATCGTGTACGTGACCCAGCCGTCCCGGACGGCGAGCGTCGCGTACACCGAGCCGCTCTTCGACCCGGAGGTGGTGTCCTCGCTGACGAGGTAGGCCTCGTCGCCGATGCCGGTGACGCTCTCCACGTCGTAACCCTTGTGACTGTCGCCGTAGTTCTTCCACGCGGCGGTGAACTCGGGCCCGGGGTCGGTCTTCTTGTGCAGGTCGAGCTGGGTGTAGAGGTAGGCGTCCGAGTAGCTCGAACCGGACTTCTTCAGGCTGATGTTGCACAGGCCCTCGTCGAGGGCCTCGTCCTTGATGCCGTTGTGGGTCGGGGCGCTGTCCTCGGCCGTGTACTCCCCCTTGAAGGACGAGTAGTCGGTGGACGTGCACAGGTTCACCGGCGCGGTGTAGCCGCGCAGGTCCGCGTCGGCCCCGGCCCCGGTCAGGAAGACCCCGGCCGCCCACGCGGCCGACGCCGCCACCGCCCCGACCACGGCCCACAGGACCGCCCGTCCGGCGCCGCCGCCGCTCCCCGTGGGCGGCGGACCGACGACGGGGTACGGGCCCGGCTGGGCGTAGGGGTTGCCCGGCTGCGGATGGACGGGATGGCCGACCAGCGTGGGCTGCGCGTAGATGCTCTGCGGACCGGTCTGGGCCGCTTGCGCCGCCGGCGGGAAGCCCATCGGCCCGCCGGGGGCCGGCGACTGCGGATTCGGATACGGGTACGCGCTCGGCTGGGCCGGCGCCCCGGACGGCTGCTCCGGCTGCTGCGGAGACTGAGGCGGCGTGGACATGACGTGAAGATAAGGCAGATATGGCGGTCAAGTCCGCCGCCGTCACGGATCGTTACTCTCTGCGGACATCTGCGGTAAACCTCGAAGAGGCCGGATTCCTCACCCCACCCATCCCGTCCCCGCCTCCCCCGCCTCTCCCGCCTCCCCCCTCTCCCGCCTCCCCCCTCTCCCGCCTCTCCGCCTCTCCCGCCTTCCGAGACATGCCCGCACCACGCGCCACGCCGGCGCCACGCCCCTCCGGGGGCGACGGGACCGCCGTCTTCCGCCGTCCCGGCCGACGCCTGTGCTACAGTGCGATTGGCACGTGTGTACGCCCCGCTGGGCGCCAGTGCCGTTCTCTCTCCAACCGCCGTCCCCCACCCGCCGTCTCCGGCCGGTGCAGCGGCTTTCCCGCACCACCGTCCACGGCTCGCTCTGCTCCGCCGTGCCGCGGTGCCGTTCCCGCCGCCCGAGGCGCGCTGTGCGCCCTCCCCTCGCGGCCGCTCCCCCCTCTTCGCATGCCTCATGCCTCATGTTTTTCCGTCCGTGAAAGGACCCACCGACCATGACCACCACTCTCGAACACCCCCCGGTCCAGCAGTCCCCGGCCCGGACCGCCCTCGGCGTCCTCGACGTCGACGGGAGCGGCAAGGGACGGCTGCGCGCCGCCGACTGCCTGCCCACACCGGACGACCTCCAGGTCCCGGCCGCGCTGATCCGCCGTCACGGCCTGCGCAAGGGCGACCTCGTCGAAGGGATGCGCGGCGCCCAGCGCACCCTGACCGAGGTCACCCGCGTCGACGGCCGCGCCCCCGACGGCCTGCACGGCCGCCGCCATTTCCGCGACCTGACCCCCCTTCACCCCCATGAGCGTCTCCGGCTCGAACACCGCGCGTCGGGTCTCGCCGGACGGGTCGCGGACCTCCTCACGCCCGTCGGCAAGGGGCAGCGCGGCCTGATCGTCGCGCCGCCCAGGACGGGCAAGACCGTGCTGATCCAGCAGATCGCGGCGGCCGTGGCGGGCAACCACCCGCAGGCCCGGCTGATGGTCGTCCTGCTCGACGAGCGGCCCGAGGAGGTCACCGACATGCGGCGCTCCGTGCGCGGCGAGGTGTACGCCTCGACGTTCGACCGGGCGCCGGGACACCACATCGCCCTCGCCGAACTCGTCGTCGAACGCGCCAAGCGGCTCGTCGAGGCGGGCGAGGACGTCGTGATCCTCCTCGACTCCCTGACCCGGCTGTGCCGGGCCCACAACAACACCGCGGCCGCCGGCGGCCGTACCCTCAGCGGCGGCGTCGACGCGACCGCGCTGACCGGCCCCAAGCGGTTCTTCGGCGCGGCGCGCGCGGCCGAGGAGGGCGGTTCGCTCACGATCCTCGCCACCGCCCTGGTCGAGACGGGCTCCCGCGCCGACGACTTCTACTTCGAGGAGCTGAAGAGCACCGGCAACATGGAGCTGCGCCTCGACCGCGAACCCGCCTCCCGCCGCGTCTTCCCGGCCGTCGACGTCAACGGCTCCGGCACCCGCCGGGAGGAACTCCTCCACTCGCCGGCCGAGGCAGCCGCCGTGCGCGGCCTGCGCCGGGCCCTCCAGACGCGGGACGGCCAGGCGAACCTGGAGACCCTCCTGGAGCGGATGCGCGCGACCCCCGACAACGCGGCCTTCCTGCGCCGCATCCAGCCCACGCTGCCCGCCGCCTAGCCACCCGCCGACCGGACGGCCTTCGCGGCGCCACGGCCGACCGGCAGGTGCCGGACACGGCTCGCAAGAAGAGGTGGGGGCAGCGGTGTGCGGCCGGAGGGCTGCGATTCGCGCGGCGTGCGGCATCCGGGTGCTCGCGCGGGCCCGTCCGGCACGGGCAGCGCGGGGAAGCCGTCCCGGGTTCCTACGTTGATCATATGACGATCGGATTCTCTTCTCGGGCCGCATCGACGGTCTGCGCGGTCTGCGTGACCGGCGTCCTCGCCCTCGGGTCCGCGGCGGCCGCCGCCCCGGCCGCCGCGGACCCGGCGCACCCCGGCGCGCCGGGCGAAGCCGGCTCCCCGGGCGCGGCGATCCCCCGGCCGGCGCTGCTGTACCGCTCCGGCACCCAGGTCAGACCGCGCCGCGGCGCGCCCGAGGTCCCGGACGTCTCCGCCCTGTCGTGGCTGGTGTCCGACGCGGGGACCGGCGAGGTGCTCGCCGCGTCGAACGCGCACCGGGCGCTGCCCCCCGCCAGCACGCTGAAGACCCTCTTCGCCCTGACGGTGCTGCCGGTGCTGCCCGGCGAGCTCCAGCACCGGGTGAGCGCGGAGGAGCTGATGGGCATCGGGCCCGGCAGCAGCCTCGTCGGTGTCGCCGAGGGGCACACCTACCGGATCTCCGACCTGTGGCGAGGCGTGTTCCTCAACTCCGGCAACGACGCCGTGCACGTCCTGGCCTCCCTCAGCGGCGGCTGGGACGCCACCGCCGGCCGGATGCAGGCCAAGGCACGGTCCCTGGGCGCGCTGGACACCCAGGTGCGCTCCCCCGACGGCTACGACACCCCCGGCCAGGTGTCCTCCGCCTACGACCTGGCGGTGTTCGGACGGGAGGGACTGCGCAACCCGGACTTCGCGCGCTACTGCGCCACCGCCGAGGCGCAGTTCCCCGGCGACGGAGACGGGACCTACGGCATCGCCAACACCAACCGGCTGCTCACCGGAGCGGACGGCGTCGAAGCGTATCCGGGACTGATCGGCGTCAAGAACGGCTACACCAGCAATGCCGGCAACACCCTGGTCGCCGCGGCCCACAGGGGCGGACGCACCCTCGTCGTGACGGTGATGAACCCTCAGGCGGGCGGCGGCTTCACGGTCTACGAGGAGGCGCGCAAGCTGCTGGACTGGGGTTTCGCGGCAGCCGGCCACGTCGATCCGGTGGGCTCGCTCGACGCGCTGCGAGCACGCCCGCGCCCTCACCCCCGGTCCGGACCCGCAGCGGCGTCCGCGCCGCCGCCGGCGCCCGGACACGGGCCGTCCATCCGCTCGACGGCCTCCCCCGCGCCGCCGGACCGCTCAGTCCCGCCGACGCGCCTCGCCCCAGCCGCCGCCGCCGCCGCGAGCGCGGCCACGCTCCGGGCCGACGTCGGCGGGGACGGCGACGGCTGGTCCGAGGCGGGGCTCGTCGTGGGCGCCGCCGCGCTCGGCGGGGCCGCCATGGCCCTGGTGCTGCGGCTCACGAGCCGAGGAAACAGCGGGAGATGACCGGCGGAGCGACCGTCCACCGACCAGCGGACCAACCGGATGCAGCGCCTCGTCCCGCGCGCGCGGGAGGCCGTGCTGCCGGCGACCACGCACAAGGCCCTGATGCGGCGCACCACGGTGTTGCTCCCGCTGCTGACCGAGTTCCCGGGCAGCGGGGACCGGTCCACGAGGACCGGCCCGGCCGGGCCTGACTCAGAACACCGACAGGCCGGTGAGCGTGGTGAACCGGTCCAGGGCGGTCACTCCCGCCACCGAGTTGCCGCGTTCGTCCAGACCCGGGCTCCACACGCACAGCGTGCAGTGGCCGGGCACGACGGCGATGACGCCGCCGCCGACGCCGCTCTTGCCGGGCAGGCCGACCCGGTAGGCGAAGTCGCCGGCCGCGTCGTAGGTGCCGCACGTCAGCATCACCGCGTTGACCTGCTTGGCCTGGCTGCGGGTGAGGAGCCGGCTGCCGTCCGCGCGGATGCCGTGGCGGGCGAGGAACCCGGTCGCCAGGGCGAGATCGGCGCAGGAGGCGGTCAGCGAGCACTGGCGGAAGTACTGGTCGAGAAGGACCGGCACGCGGTTGTCAATGTTGCCGTAGGACGCCATGAAGTGGGCGAGGGCGGCGTTGCGGTCGCCGTGCGCGGCCTCGGAGGCGGCGACGTCCTCGTCGAAGTCCAGCGCGGGGTTGCCGCTCTCGGCGCGCAGGAAGCCGAGCAGTTCCCCCGCCGCGTCCCCGGTACGGGTGAGGAGCCGGTCGGTGACGACCAGCGCGCCCGCGTTGATGAAGGGGTTGCGCGGGATGCCCTGCTCGTATTCCAGCTGCACCAGGGAGTTGAAGGGGTTGCCCGAGGGCTCGCGGCCCACGTGCTCCCAGAGCTCGTCGCCCTCGCGGGCCAGGTCGAGGGCGAGGGTGAAGACCTTGGTGATCGACTGGGTGGAGAACGGCTCCCGCCAGTCCCCGACCCCGTACACCGTGCCGTCCAGCTCGGCGACGGCCATGCCGAAGCTGCGCGGGTCGCGGACCGCGAGAGCGGGGATGTAGTCGGCGGGCCGGCCGCGCCCCGGGGTGCGCTCCATCTCCTCGGCGATGCGTTCCAGGACCGGCTGGAAGACGGGGGACGACGTCGGTGTCATGATCGCCATTCTGCCTCCGTGCCAATCCTGACGCTTCCGCCGCCGCTGGTCGGCGGCGTTCGAGCAGGGTCGAAGGGGATGGGGAACGGGCCCGACGGGGTCACGGGGGTCACGAGGGTCACGAGGGTCACGAGGGTCACGGGGGTCACGCCAAGGGTGAGCCGCTGCCGGCGAGGACTTCCGGACGAAGCAGGGCGGCCAGGCGGTCGGCGGGGAGGAGACCCTTGTCGAGGACGAGTTCGGCGACGCCGCGGCCGGTGGCGAGCGCCTCCTTGGCGATGTCGGTGGCCACGGTGTAACCGATGTGCGGGTTGAGGGCGGTGACCAGGCCGATGGAGTTCTCCACACTCGCCCGCAGTGCCTCGGTGTTGGCGGTGATGCCGTCGACGCAGCGCTCGGCGAGCGTGAGGCAGGCGGCGCGCAGATGGGTGATGGACTCCGACAGGGAGTGCAGGATGATCGGCTCGAAGGCGTTCAGCTGGAGCTGTCCGGCCTCGGCGGCCATGGTGATGGTGACGTCGTTGCCGATCACCTCGAAGGCGACCTGGTTGACGACCTCGGGGATCACCGGGTTGACCTTGCCGGGCATGATGGACGAACCGGCCTGGACCGGCGGCAGGTTGATCTCGCCCAGTCCCGCCCGTGGCCCCGACGACAGCAGCCGCAGGTCGTTGCAGCTCTTCGACAGCTTGACCGCGACCCGCTTGAGCACGCCGGACATCTGGACGAACGCGCCGCAGTCCTGGGTGGCCTCGACCAGGTTGGCGGCCGTGACCAGCGGCAGACCCGTGATCGCGGCGAGATGGCGGCGGGCGGACTCGGCGTATCCGGCGGGGGCGTTGAGGCCGGTGCCGATGGCCGTGGCGCCCAGGTTGATCTCATGGATCAACTGGACGGCCTCGTCAAGTCGGTTGCGGTCCTCGTCAATCATGACGGCATAGGCCGAGAACTCCTGACCGAGCGTCATGGGCACCGCGTCCTGCAACTGTGTACGGCCCATCTTGAGCACGTGGCGGAACTCGACGGCCTTGCGGGCGAAGGAGTCCTGCAGCACGGCCATCGCCTTGAGCAGCCCGCGCACCGCGAAGACCGTCGCGATCTTGACGGCGGTCGGGTAGACGTCATTGGTGGACTGGCCGAGGTTGACGTCCTCGTTCGGGTGCAGATGACCGTAGTGGCCCTTGCCGTGTCCGAGCAGCTCCAGTGCCCGGTTGGCGATCACCTCGTTGGCGTTCATGTTGGTCGACGTGCCCGCGCCGCCCTGGACGACGTCGACGACGAACTGCTCGTGCAGCTTCCCGGCCCGGATCTCCCGGCACGCGGCCACGATCGCGGCGGCCTTCTCGGGGGCCAGCAGACCGAGCTCCTCGTTGGCCAGGGCCGCGGCCTCCTTGACCGCGGCGAGCGCGTCGATGAGGTGCGGGTAGGCCGAGATCGGCATCCCGGTGATCGGGAAGTTCTCCGTGGCGCGCAGGGTGTGGACACCCCAGTACGCGTCGGCGGGAACGTCCCGGTCGCCGAGGAGGTCGTGTTCGCTGCGGGTGGCGGCGGAGGCGGTCATGAGGGTGCGGCCTCTTTCTGAGGGCGGGGTGGCGAGGTGAGGGGCAGTGCGGGACGGGGAGAGTGCGAGGGGGCGGCCGGCTCGGGCGGTACGGGATGGCGTCCGCCCGAGCCGGTCGCGCACCGGCCCGGTGGTGACCGGGACGGCGGTTCGGGGGCCGGGCACACGGCCCGGCCGGGGTGGGTGCCCGGCCGGGCGGGCCGGGTCCGCCGGTGGCCACCGCGCACACCCGGTGGCCACCGGAGCCGTCAGGCGCAGGCCCGCACGGTGACCGGGTCCAGCGCGCGCACCGGGCGGACGCAGCCGACCGGGACGCCGCCGCCGAGGAGCGGCTGGCCGGCGAACGCGGTGAGCCGGGCGGGGTCGACGCCGGCCCGGGCGAGGGCCGCGGCGGTGACCGGCACCCGGGCCCGGTCGGCGCCGTCGGAGATCTTGACGGCGACGGACCGGCCGTCCGGGAGGGCGGCGACCTGGACGCCCTCGAAGCCGTCCTTGGTCAGCAGTCCGGGCACGGCACGCATCAGGGCGGCCACGTCGCGGCCTGAGCCGGAGGCCATCTCGGCGTGCTCGCGCATGGCGTCGGCGACCCGCGCCTCGGGGGTGCCGGGCGCCGCCGCGGTGATGCGGGCGGCGGCCCGGGCGAGGCCGTGCAGGGAGACGGAGAACAGCGGGGCGCCGCAGCCGTCGACGGTGACCCGGGCGATCCGCTGCCCGGTGAGGTCCTCGACGATCTCGGCGATCGCCTGTTGCAGGGGGTGCGCCGGATCCAGGTAGCCGTCGAGGGACCAGCCGTTGAGCGCACAGGTGTAGAGCATCGCGGCGTGCTTGCCGGAGCAGTTCTGCGCGAGGCGGGAGGGCGCGCGGCCCGCTCGGATCCAGGCGTCGCGGACCGGTGCCCCGTAGGGCATGTCCTCGACGTTGCGCAGGTGCGTCTCGTCGACGCCGGCGAGTTCCAGGATCCGCCGGGCCCCGGCGAGGTGGCGTTCCTCGCCGGAGTGGCTGGCGGCGGCGAGCGAGAGCAGCTCGCCGTCGAGCGGCAGCCCGGCCCGGACCATGGCGACCGCCTGGACCGGCTTGAGCGCCGAGCGCGGGTACATGGCGGCCTCGATGTCGCCCAGCTGGAGCTCGACGGTACCGGCCGCGCCGAGGACGACGACGGAGCCGTGGTGGACGCCCTCGGTCACCCCGCCGCGGACGAGGTGGGCGACGGGTGCGTGGAGGGGTTCGCGGATCGCGGGTGCCTCGGCGAGGGAACTGCTGAACATCACTGCCTGATCACTTGTGGGTGGGCGTGGGCCGGCGCAGGGGTCACGCGTCGGCCTTGGACGAGGTGCGCGCGAGACTGCGGCGGACGGCGTACCAGCCCGCCACGAGCGCGGCGACGATCAGCGGCAGGCACAGCACGGTGGTGCGTCCGGCGCCGCCGTCGGCGTACATGAGGGCCAGGACCGAGACGAGGAAGAACAGCGTCACGAGTTCGGTCCAGGGGGAGCCCGGGAGTTGGTAGCCCGGGCGGGTCAGCTCGCCCTTCTGGGTCTTCTGCCAGAAGAGGAGGTGGCAGACCATGATCATGCCCCAGGTGGAGAGGATGCCGATCGCCGCGAAGTTCAGGACGATCTCGAAGGCGTCGGCCGGGACGACGAAGTTCAGGGCGACGCCGAGGACACAGATACCGCTGGTGAGCAGGATGCCGCCGTACGGGACCTGGCTGCGGCTCATCACCGAGGTGAACTTCGGGGCGGAGCCGGACATCGCCATGGAGCGCAGGATGCGGCCGGTGGAGTACAGGCCGGAGTTGAGCGAGGACATGGCCGCGGTGAGCACGACGAGGTTCATGACCCCGCCCGCGGCCGGTATGCCGACGTTGGACAGGACCGTCACGAAGGGGCTCTCGCCGGAGGTGTACTTGTTCCACGGCAGCAGCATCGACAGCAGGACCACCGAGCCGACGTAGAACAGGCCCACGCGCCACATGATCGAGTTGATCGCCTTCGGCATGATCTTCTCGGGGTTCCGGGTCTCGCCGGCGGCGACGCCGACCAGTTCGACGGAGGCGTACGCGAAGACGACGCCCTGGATGATCAGCAGCATGGGCAGCAGGCCGTTGGGGAAGACGCCGCCGTTGTCGGTGATGAGCGAGGGGCCGGGGGTGGCGCCGTCGACCGGGTGCCGGGTGACCAGCAGGAAGATGCCGATGCACATGAAGACCACGAGCGCGCTGACCTTGACGATGGCGAACCAGAACTCCAGTTCGCCGAAGATCTTCACCGAGATGAGGTTCACGGTGAGGACCACGGCCAGGGCGATCAGGGCGATCACCCACTGGGGTATGTCGGAGAACATGCCCCAGTAGTGGGTGTAGGTGGCGACCGCCGTGATGTCGGCGATGCCGGTGGTGGCCCAGTTCAGGAAGTACATCCAGCCGGCCGTGTACGCGCCCTTCTCGCCCATGAACTCGCGGGCGTAGGACACGAAGGCCCCGGAGGAGGGCCGGTACAGGACGAGTTCGCCGAGGGCGCGCACGACCAGGAAGGCGAAGACGCCGCACACGGCGTAGGCGATGAAGAGGGAGGGGCCGGCGTCGGCGAGCCGGCCGCCCGCGCCGAGGAAGAGGCCGGTGCCGATGGCGCCGCCGATGGCGATCATGTTGACGTGCCGGGATTTCAGCGACTTGCTGTAGCCGGCGTCTCCGGCGTCCACGTGCGGGGTCGAGGGGCGCGTCTCGTCTTTGAGGTGCTGTTCGCTCACGCCTCGGGTCCGCCTTCCAGGGGGGTGTCCGCGCGCGGGGCGCGCAGGATGTCGGTGAGGGTGGTCTCGACGCGGTCGAGGTGGTGGCTCATGGCCTCCACGGCGTCGGATTCGCAACCGTCGATCAGGGCCTCGACGATCGCCCGGTGCTCGCGGTTGGACTGCTCGCGCCGGTCGCCCAGCTCGTTGAGGAAGGCCGACTGACGCGCCAGTGCGTCGCGGATCTCCTCGATGACCCGGCGGAAGACCGGGTTCTGGGCGGCTTCCGCGACAGCCAGGTGGAAGAGGGTGTCCATCGCGACCCACGCGGTGGTGTCCGTCTCGCGCTCCATGCGGTCCAGCAGGTGGGCGAGGTGGTCCAGGTTCTCCGGGGTGCGGCGCAGGGCCGCGTACCCGGCGACCGGGATCTCGACGTGACGGCGCACTTCGAGCAGGTCGCTGGCCGCGTAGTCGCCGAAGGTGGGGTCCTCGACGGTGTTCGCGATGACGAAGGTTCCCTTGCCCGTCTTGGCGACGGTCAGGCCCATCGTCTGCAGCGCCCGCAGGGCCTCGCGCAGGACGGGCCGGGACACCTCCAGGGTGCGGCACAGCTCCGCCTCGGAGGGGAGCTTGTCGCCGATGGCGTACTCGCCGCGCTCGATGGCGCCGCGGAGGTGGGTGAGGACCGCTTCCATGGCGCTGACGCGCCTCGGGGCCCGACCACCTGTCTGGCTGTCTGACAGGTTCACGGGAGTGATACTCCGGGGGGCCCGAGGCCCCTGTCAAGACGGATGAAAGAACAGATTCAGGGGGCGGGCGCCTGAATGGCGACTTCCCGCCCCCTGAGGGCCGCCCGGTCAGCTTTCGAGGACCCCGGAGGCCAGCAGGCCGAACAGCGCCACACCGACGACGATGCGGTAGACGACGAACGCGTTGAACGAGTGCTTGGCGACGAACTTCAGCAGCCAGGCGATCGAGGCGTAGGCGACGACGAAGGACACGGCCGTGCCGACGGCCAGGGGCGCCGCCCCCGCGCCGGTGCCCAGCGCGTCCTTCAGCTCGTAGATCCCGGCGCCGGTCAGGGCGGGGATGCCGAGGAAGAACGACAGCCGGGTGGCGGCGACCCGGTCCAGGTCGAGGATGAGCGCGGTGGACATCGTGGCGCCGGAGCGGGAGAAGCCGGGGAAGAGCAGCGCGAGGATCTGCGAACTGCCGACCAGCATCGCGTCCTTGCACGAGGTGTCGTCCTCGCCGCGCTTGTGCCGGCCCATCTGGTCGGCCGCCCACATCACACCGCTGCCGACGATCAGCGAGCCGGCCACCACCCACAGCGAGGCCAGCGGGCCCTCGATGAGGGGTTTGGCGGCCAGCCCCACGACGACGATCGGGATCGTCGCGTAGATCACCCACCAGGCGAACTTGTAGTCGTGGTGGTACCGCTCCTCGCGGTCGCGCAGTCCCCGGAACCAGGCCGACACGATCCGCACGATGTCCTTGCGGAAGTACACGAGCACCGCGGCGATCGCGCCGACCTGGATGACGGCGGAGAAGCCGACGACGGCGTCGTCGTCGACCGGGATGTTCATCAGGCCTTCGGTGATCTTCAGATGGCCGGTCGAGGAGACGGGGAGGAACTCGGTCACTCCCTCGACGGCTCCGAGGACGACGGCTTGGCCGACGGAGATGGCGCTCATGGAATCCAGTTCTGAGAAGACGAATCGGTCGACAGCGGTGCGGGGCCGCCGTCCGGATCACCTCGCGGACGCGGGGGCGGCAGCGACGAGCCGCCGCCTGCGCCCTGCGAGCCGATCCACACGACAGGCCTGGACGGTCCGGTGTCGTGCACAGTCCTACCAGGCCCGCATCTGATCGGACGCGGGTTCGATCCTCTACGGCCACACCCACTGGCCGAGCGCGACCCCCGCGGACGCCGCCCCCAGTCCCGCCACCACGCTCGCCACGGCGTTGGCGGCCGCGTAGAGGCCGGCCCCGGTCTCGGTCAGGCGCAGCGTCTCGTAGGAGAACGTGGAGTACGTGGTCAGCGCCCCGCACAGGCCCGTGCCCAGGAACAACCGCAGGTCGGGGGCGACACCGACGGCGCCGGTCAGCGTGCCGAGGATCAGGCAGCCGGTGACGTTCACGACGAAGGTGCCCCAGGGGAAGACCGAGTCGTGGCGGGACTGCACGGCGCGGTCGGTCAGGTACCGCAACGGGGCGCCGATCGCCCCGCCCAGGACGACGAGCAGCCAGTTCACAACCAGTTCTTACCCTTCGTGCCCGGTTCGTCCGGGTTCCCGCCGCGCCCGGCGTACCTGATCACCTCGCACGGATCGAGGGTGACGATGCCCTCCGTGACCAGTTCGTCGAGCTGGGGCAGGAAGGCGCGCACCCGCTCCTCGGTGTCCACCACGACCACCGCCACCGGCAGGTCCTCGCTGAGCGAGAGCAGCCGGGAGGTGTGGATGCGCGAGGACGCGCCGAAGCCCTCGATGCCGCGGAAGACGCTGGCGCCCGCGAGCCCGGCGGCGTGGGCGCGGTGCACGATCTCCGTGTACAGGGGCTTGCGGTGCCAGGTGTCGTTCTCGCCGATGAGGACGGTCAGCCGCAGGGCACTGCCGGTCAGCCTGGTCATCGCTGCCTCCGGGAGAGGACGCGGCGGGTCGCCGTGGCCGCGAGCCACACCGCGAAGAGGGCCGCGCACAGGGTCGCGGCGAGGTAGGTCAGGGCTGTCGCGGGCCGGCCCGCGCCGAGCAGCCCGCGGGCGTCGACGGCGTACGTCGAGAAGGTCGTGAAGCCGCCGAGCACACCGGTGCCGAAGAAGGGCCGCACCAGCCGGTGGGCGCTCAGCGCCTCGGTGACCAGCACCA encodes:
- a CDS encoding asparaginase codes for the protein MFSSSLAEAPAIREPLHAPVAHLVRGGVTEGVHHGSVVVLGAAGTVELQLGDIEAAMYPRSALKPVQAVAMVRAGLPLDGELLSLAAASHSGEERHLAGARRILELAGVDETHLRNVEDMPYGAPVRDAWIRAGRAPSRLAQNCSGKHAAMLYTCALNGWSLDGYLDPAHPLQQAIAEIVEDLTGQRIARVTVDGCGAPLFSVSLHGLARAAARITAAAPGTPEARVADAMREHAEMASGSGRDVAALMRAVPGLLTKDGFEGVQVAALPDGRSVAVKISDGADRARVPVTAAALARAGVDPARLTAFAGQPLLGGGVPVGCVRPVRALDPVTVRACA
- a CDS encoding amino acid permease, which gives rise to MSEQHLKDETRPSTPHVDAGDAGYSKSLKSRHVNMIAIGGAIGTGLFLGAGGRLADAGPSLFIAYAVCGVFAFLVVRALGELVLYRPSSGAFVSYAREFMGEKGAYTAGWMYFLNWATTGIADITAVATYTHYWGMFSDIPQWVIALIALAVVLTVNLISVKIFGELEFWFAIVKVSALVVFMCIGIFLLVTRHPVDGATPGPSLITDNGGVFPNGLLPMLLIIQGVVFAYASVELVGVAAGETRNPEKIMPKAINSIMWRVGLFYVGSVVLLSMLLPWNKYTSGESPFVTVLSNVGIPAAGGVMNLVVLTAAMSSLNSGLYSTGRILRSMAMSGSAPKFTSVMSRSQVPYGGILLTSGICVLGVALNFVVPADAFEIVLNFAAIGILSTWGMIMVCHLLFWQKTQKGELTRPGYQLPGSPWTELVTLFFLVSVLALMYADGGAGRTTVLCLPLIVAALVAGWYAVRRSLARTSSKADA
- a CDS encoding FadR/GntR family transcriptional regulator, which codes for MEAVLTHLRGAIERGEYAIGDKLPSEAELCRTLEVSRPVLREALRALQTMGLTVAKTGKGTFVIANTVEDPTFGDYAASDLLEVRRHVEIPVAGYAALRRTPENLDHLAHLLDRMERETDTTAWVAMDTLFHLAVAEAAQNPVFRRVIEEIRDALARQSAFLNELGDRREQSNREHRAIVEALIDGCESDAVEAMSHHLDRVETTLTDILRAPRADTPLEGGPEA
- the rho gene encoding transcription termination factor Rho, with amino-acid sequence MTTTLEHPPVQQSPARTALGVLDVDGSGKGRLRAADCLPTPDDLQVPAALIRRHGLRKGDLVEGMRGAQRTLTEVTRVDGRAPDGLHGRRHFRDLTPLHPHERLRLEHRASGLAGRVADLLTPVGKGQRGLIVAPPRTGKTVLIQQIAAAVAGNHPQARLMVVLLDERPEEVTDMRRSVRGEVYASTFDRAPGHHIALAELVVERAKRLVEAGEDVVILLDSLTRLCRAHNNTAAAGGRTLSGGVDATALTGPKRFFGAARAAEEGGSLTILATALVETGSRADDFYFEELKSTGNMELRLDREPASRRVFPAVDVNGSGTRREELLHSPAEAAAVRGLRRALQTRDGQANLETLLERMRATPDNAAFLRRIQPTLPAA
- a CDS encoding undecaprenyl-diphosphate phosphatase, producing MSAISVGQAVVLGAVEGVTEFLPVSSTGHLKITEGLMNIPVDDDAVVGFSAVIQVGAIAAVLVYFRKDIVRIVSAWFRGLRDREERYHHDYKFAWWVIYATIPIVVVGLAAKPLIEGPLASLWVVAGSLIVGSGVMWAADQMGRHKRGEDDTSCKDAMLVGSSQILALLFPGFSRSGATMSTALILDLDRVAATRLSFFLGIPALTGAGIYELKDALGTGAGAAPLAVGTAVSFVVAYASIAWLLKFVAKHSFNAFVVYRIVVGVALFGLLASGVLES
- a CDS encoding D-alanyl-D-alanine carboxypeptidase family protein produces the protein MTIGFSSRAASTVCAVCVTGVLALGSAAAAAPAAADPAHPGAPGEAGSPGAAIPRPALLYRSGTQVRPRRGAPEVPDVSALSWLVSDAGTGEVLAASNAHRALPPASTLKTLFALTVLPVLPGELQHRVSAEELMGIGPGSSLVGVAEGHTYRISDLWRGVFLNSGNDAVHVLASLSGGWDATAGRMQAKARSLGALDTQVRSPDGYDTPGQVSSAYDLAVFGREGLRNPDFARYCATAEAQFPGDGDGTYGIANTNRLLTGADGVEAYPGLIGVKNGYTSNAGNTLVAAAHRGGRTLVVTVMNPQAGGGFTVYEEARKLLDWGFAAAGHVDPVGSLDALRARPRPHPRSGPAAASAPPPAPGHGPSIRSTASPAPPDRSVPPTRLAPAAAAAASAATLRADVGGDGDGWSEAGLVVGAAALGGAAMALVLRLTSRGNSGR
- the aspA gene encoding aspartate ammonia-lyase codes for the protein MTASAATRSEHDLLGDRDVPADAYWGVHTLRATENFPITGMPISAYPHLIDALAAVKEAAALANEELGLLAPEKAAAIVAACREIRAGKLHEQFVVDVVQGGAGTSTNMNANEVIANRALELLGHGKGHYGHLHPNEDVNLGQSTNDVYPTAVKIATVFAVRGLLKAMAVLQDSFARKAVEFRHVLKMGRTQLQDAVPMTLGQEFSAYAVMIDEDRNRLDEAVQLIHEINLGATAIGTGLNAPAGYAESARRHLAAITGLPLVTAANLVEATQDCGAFVQMSGVLKRVAVKLSKSCNDLRLLSSGPRAGLGEINLPPVQAGSSIMPGKVNPVIPEVVNQVAFEVIGNDVTITMAAEAGQLQLNAFEPIILHSLSESITHLRAACLTLAERCVDGITANTEALRASVENSIGLVTALNPHIGYTVATDIAKEALATGRGVAELVLDKGLLPADRLAALLRPEVLAGSGSPLA
- a CDS encoding glutaminase, whose amino-acid sequence is MAIMTPTSSPVFQPVLERIAEEMERTPGRGRPADYIPALAVRDPRSFGMAVAELDGTVYGVGDWREPFSTQSITKVFTLALDLAREGDELWEHVGREPSGNPFNSLVQLEYEQGIPRNPFINAGALVVTDRLLTRTGDAAGELLGFLRAESGNPALDFDEDVAASEAAHGDRNAALAHFMASYGNIDNRVPVLLDQYFRQCSLTASCADLALATGFLARHGIRADGSRLLTRSQAKQVNAVMLTCGTYDAAGDFAYRVGLPGKSGVGGGVIAVVPGHCTLCVWSPGLDERGNSVAGVTALDRFTTLTGLSVF